From one Chryseobacterium sp. 3008163 genomic stretch:
- a CDS encoding T9SS type A sorting domain-containing protein: protein MAGTSAEELGKENWKIVKLGDKQLDQLIEKLDIKIYPNPVSEYCYVEIGFEFKEADITLYDMGGRQLQSLKTKNKVTKINTQNLIQGAYLVTIKTDTNKTANAKIIKK, encoded by the coding sequence TTGGCAGGAACGAGTGCTGAAGAGTTAGGAAAAGAGAACTGGAAAATCGTAAAGCTAGGTGACAAACAACTGGATCAATTGATTGAAAAACTTGACATTAAGATTTATCCGAATCCTGTTTCTGAGTACTGTTATGTGGAGATTGGGTTTGAATTCAAGGAAGCGGATATTACGTTGTATGATATGGGCGGAAGGCAGCTACAAAGTCTTAAAACCAAAAATAAGGTGACTAAAATCAATACTCAGAATTTGATTCAAGGGGCTTATTTGGTGACTATAAAAACTGATACGAATAAAACGGCGAATGCTAAAATCATTAAAAAATAA
- a CDS encoding DUF4375 domain-containing protein, translated as MNNQELIEKTYLEATKGIKEDWFFSDIPYWYSYVVNLSKHLQVTYLTVVLENQVLNGGFHQYFANSYGQFAKETIDALIEIGAFKNQIS; from the coding sequence ATGAATAATCAAGAATTAATAGAAAAAACATATTTAGAAGCAACGAAAGGAATAAAAGAAGATTGGTTTTTCAGTGATATACCATATTGGTACAGTTATGTAGTAAACCTATCTAAACATCTTCAAGTAACATATTTAACTGTGGTATTGGAAAATCAAGTATTAAATGGTGGGTTTCATCAATACTTTGCAAATTCTTACGGACAGTTTGCAAAGGAAACAATAGATGCTTTAATTGAAATAGGTGCTTTTAAAAATCAAATCTCTTAG
- the nuoL gene encoding NADH-quinone oxidoreductase subunit L, translating to MENLVYAIILLPLLGFLINGLFGKNLPKIVVGSLATAMVFIPFCIAVSIFMNFDSESQPVIVRAFEWFRVNGIQINFGFQIDQLSLMMVMIITGIGSLIHLYSIGYMSHDKGFYKFFTYLNLFIFSMLLLVMGSNYLILFIGWEGVGLCSYLLIGFWYTNEEYGKAARKAFIMNRIGDLALLIGIFMIASQTNAVDYLTVAQNAGKFELDGTIIIFITASLFIGATGKSAQVPLYTWLPDAMAGPTPVSALIHAATMVTAGIYLVVRSNFLFTLAPTVQDGILLIGFLTAALAGFYALRQNDIKKVLAYSTVSQLGFMFIALGLGAYTTAMFHVMTHAFFKALLFLGAGSVIHAMSNEQDMRFMGGLKKYIPITHATFLIGTLAISGFPLLSGMISKDEILVAAYAKNPIYWVMLFILAAVTATYMFRLYYLTFHGDFRGTEEQKHHLHESPTSMTLPLIVLAILSVVGGFINLPHFIGHGHYAKLMEWLKPVLTPESFKQMETTLTGVAESTEFILLGATVAMFFAVWLIVKNTYVNKKKRAIAEDDYTGWEKLSAKKLYVDELYNALIVKTVEGLGRGGKMFDKGVLDRFVDYIGEGAEDSGRSMKRIQNGNVENYILIMSLAVGIILIVNFILQ from the coding sequence ATGGAGAATTTAGTCTATGCAATAATACTTTTACCACTTTTAGGTTTTCTTATTAACGGTTTATTCGGAAAAAATCTTCCAAAAATAGTGGTTGGTTCTCTAGCTACAGCAATGGTTTTTATTCCGTTCTGTATTGCAGTAAGCATTTTCATGAATTTCGATTCTGAAAGCCAGCCCGTAATCGTAAGAGCTTTTGAATGGTTCAGAGTCAACGGAATTCAAATCAACTTCGGTTTCCAGATTGATCAGCTATCATTAATGATGGTCATGATTATCACAGGAATCGGATCTTTGATTCACCTCTACTCTATCGGATATATGAGTCATGATAAAGGTTTCTATAAGTTTTTTACTTATTTAAATTTATTTATCTTCTCAATGTTACTTTTGGTAATGGGAAGCAACTACTTAATCTTATTCATCGGATGGGAAGGTGTAGGTTTGTGTTCTTATTTACTAATCGGTTTCTGGTACACGAACGAAGAATATGGGAAAGCAGCAAGAAAAGCTTTCATCATGAATAGAATTGGTGACCTTGCTTTGTTAATCGGTATCTTTATGATTGCTTCTCAGACAAATGCTGTTGATTACTTAACGGTTGCTCAAAACGCAGGGAAATTTGAATTAGACGGAACCATCATTATATTTATCACAGCGAGTTTATTTATTGGTGCTACAGGAAAATCTGCTCAGGTTCCTTTATATACATGGTTACCAGACGCAATGGCAGGTCCGACTCCCGTTTCTGCCTTGATTCACGCTGCGACGATGGTAACGGCAGGTATTTATTTGGTAGTGAGATCTAATTTCTTATTTACTTTAGCTCCAACCGTACAAGACGGAATTTTATTAATCGGATTCTTAACTGCAGCATTAGCAGGGTTCTATGCACTTCGTCAGAACGACATCAAAAAAGTATTGGCATACTCTACAGTTTCACAGCTTGGTTTCATGTTCATTGCTTTAGGTTTGGGAGCTTATACAACAGCAATGTTCCACGTAATGACGCACGCTTTCTTTAAAGCTTTGTTATTCTTAGGTGCAGGTTCTGTCATTCACGCAATGAGCAACGAACAGGATATGCGTTTCATGGGAGGTTTGAAAAAATACATTCCTATCACTCACGCAACTTTCCTGATTGGAACTTTAGCCATCTCGGGATTCCCTTTATTATCAGGGATGATTTCAAAAGACGAAATTTTAGTAGCAGCTTATGCTAAAAACCCAATTTACTGGGTAATGCTATTTATCTTAGCAGCTGTTACTGCAACCTATATGTTCAGACTATACTACTTAACTTTCCATGGAGATTTCAGAGGTACAGAAGAGCAGAAACATCATTTACACGAAAGTCCTACAAGTATGACTTTACCATTAATTGTTTTGGCAATCCTTTCAGTGGTTGGAGGTTTCATTAACCTTCCTCACTTTATCGGTCACGGTCATTATGCTAAATTAATGGAATGGCTGAAACCGGTATTAACACCGGAAAGCTTTAAGCAAATGGAAACTACCCTTACAGGCGTAGCAGAAAGCACTGAATTTATTCTTTTAGGAGCAACTGTTGCAATGTTTTTTGCCGTTTGGCTTATCGTGAAAAATACTTATGTAAATAAGAAAAAAAGAGCTATCGCTGAAGACGATTATACAGGATGGGAAAAACTTTCTGCTAAGAAACTGTACGTTGACGAACTTTACAATGCATTGATTGTAAAAACCGTTGAAGGACTGGGACGTGGCGGAAAAATGTTTGACAAAGGCGTTCTGGATCGTTTTGTAGACTACATCGGAGAAGGCGCTGAAGACAGCGGAAGATCGATGAAGCGTATACAGAACGGAAATGTAGAAAACTACATTCTGATCATGTCTTTAGCTGTGGGAATTATACTGATTGTTAACTTTATATTACAATAA
- a CDS encoding NADH-quinone oxidoreductase subunit N, producing MSVLIIVFLTAVAALFSGVFEHGKFARYIGIFGLIIALYVSFLPEASFFEQYRHMYEFSANAALFTKISIVTTLLLFFLGGFAFSNHRSHQSELYALMLFALCGGIILFGFQNLVTLFLGVEILSIPLYVMAGANKTDLRSNEASIKYFLMGAFATGFLLFGIAFIYGSTGTFDLYRIQEFTITNPKNIMLILGVILMLCAMSFKVALAPFHMWSPDVYAGSPSLITAFMASVVKISGFFALFRLMTIGFSGVTAEWINILGVFLIITLVLANVMGLAQTNAKRMLAYSSVSHAGYIGLVFFGMNALSTYTLAFYLFAYSLSTVGVFMCLIWVEKVKRETSFGAFKGLAKTEPLLAVVATISLLSMAGIPLTAGFMGKFSLFAQALTKDDNTFLVIVAVLGSAISIAYYLRLIIAMFFFKETTFKTSEKVTVTYNIVAVAIIVSLVALGVFPDLFAKQFGL from the coding sequence ATGAGTGTTTTAATTATTGTTTTCCTAACTGCAGTTGCTGCGTTATTTTCGGGAGTTTTTGAGCATGGAAAATTCGCAAGATACATTGGGATTTTTGGATTAATCATTGCCTTGTATGTGAGCTTTTTACCGGAAGCTTCATTCTTTGAGCAGTACAGACACATGTATGAATTCAGCGCAAATGCAGCTTTATTCACAAAGATTTCTATTGTAACGACTTTACTGTTATTCTTTCTGGGAGGTTTTGCATTCAGCAATCACAGAAGCCATCAGTCAGAATTGTATGCATTAATGTTGTTTGCGCTTTGTGGCGGAATCATCCTTTTCGGTTTCCAAAACTTAGTGACTTTATTCTTAGGGGTTGAGATTCTTTCTATTCCGTTGTACGTAATGGCGGGAGCGAACAAGACAGATTTAAGATCAAACGAAGCTTCTATTAAATATTTCCTGATGGGTGCATTTGCGACAGGTTTTCTGTTGTTTGGTATTGCATTTATCTACGGAAGTACAGGAACTTTCGATTTATATAGAATTCAGGAATTCACCATCACGAATCCTAAAAATATCATGTTGATTTTAGGAGTGATCCTAATGCTTTGTGCAATGTCATTCAAAGTTGCTTTGGCCCCGTTCCACATGTGGAGTCCTGATGTTTACGCTGGTTCGCCTTCATTGATTACGGCTTTCATGGCAAGTGTTGTTAAAATCTCAGGTTTCTTTGCTTTGTTCAGATTAATGACTATCGGATTCTCTGGCGTAACCGCTGAATGGATTAATATTCTTGGAGTTTTCTTGATTATCACTTTGGTTCTTGCCAATGTAATGGGACTTGCACAAACCAATGCAAAAAGAATGTTGGCATACTCGTCAGTTTCTCATGCAGGATATATCGGTTTGGTTTTCTTCGGCATGAATGCGCTTTCTACATATACTTTAGCATTCTACTTATTCGCCTACTCTCTTTCTACCGTTGGAGTTTTTATGTGTCTGATCTGGGTAGAAAAAGTGAAAAGAGAAACTTCTTTCGGAGCTTTCAAAGGATTGGCAAAAACAGAACCTTTACTGGCTGTTGTTGCAACCATCTCTTTATTATCAATGGCGGGAATTCCTTTGACGGCAGGGTTTATGGGTAAATTCTCATTGTTTGCTCAGGCGTTGACAAAAGATGACAACACCTTCCTGGTAATCGTAGCAGTTTTAGGGTCGGCAATTTCAATTGCTTATTATTTAAGACTGATTATTGCGATGTTCTTCTTTAAAGAAACCACTTTCAAAACTTCAGAAAAAGTAACGGTTACTTATAATATCGTTGCAGTAGCGATTATCGTATCGTTGGTTGCTTTAGGAGTTTTCCCTGATTTGTTTGCAAAACAGTTCGGATTATAA
- a CDS encoding T9SS C-terminal target domain-containing protein, which translates to MKKLYTSAVLLCTVTVLYAQDVVWQKDIKSSTQDFLSQVTTTIDQQYLITGSSIQSKKLTSENKQNNGYDFHIVKLNQQGEEVWEKYFSGQNHDFLSATVTTQEGGFLLAGTSYSGKGLDKKDDANGGSDIWLVRINEFGDELWQKTLGTLQDEEARAVVQTTDFGFFVAGNVQNAPKGFGSKDVLISRIDKNGKELSQIILGGKGLDEVEKMIPTIDGGALLGIYSRSNVGGSKKTENFGEGDFWVVKLSKDGKVEWEKNFGGKGDDHLRTLAMTSTGFIVGGESRSERSGNKSVGIEEGTDIWLISLNDRGEELWQKSYNFKNRDVLMGMNVIKTGDDKSSKGILLGGYTQAEGRIESDDETFWMLYLNSEGNEQWRKHVKGESRKKRKDYLTLN; encoded by the coding sequence ATGAAAAAACTCTACACGAGTGCAGTTCTACTATGCACTGTCACAGTGTTGTATGCTCAGGATGTGGTATGGCAAAAAGATATTAAATCTTCTACTCAGGATTTTCTTTCGCAAGTCACCACAACAATCGATCAGCAATACCTCATTACAGGAAGTTCTATTCAATCGAAAAAACTTACTTCCGAAAACAAACAAAATAACGGTTACGATTTTCATATCGTTAAATTGAATCAACAAGGTGAAGAAGTCTGGGAAAAATATTTCTCGGGACAAAACCATGATTTTCTCTCGGCAACGGTCACTACTCAGGAAGGTGGTTTTCTGTTGGCTGGAACTTCTTACTCCGGAAAAGGTTTGGATAAAAAGGATGATGCTAACGGCGGCTCAGATATCTGGTTGGTAAGAATCAACGAGTTTGGTGACGAGCTGTGGCAGAAAACTTTGGGAACTTTACAGGATGAGGAAGCCAGAGCGGTGGTTCAGACTACTGACTTTGGATTTTTTGTTGCAGGGAATGTACAGAATGCACCGAAAGGTTTTGGGTCTAAAGATGTCCTGATCTCAAGAATCGATAAGAACGGAAAAGAACTATCTCAGATTATTTTAGGAGGAAAAGGATTAGATGAAGTGGAGAAGATGATTCCAACTATTGATGGCGGTGCTTTGCTCGGAATTTATTCTAGAAGTAATGTTGGCGGTTCAAAGAAAACCGAAAACTTCGGGGAAGGAGATTTTTGGGTGGTGAAGCTGAGCAAAGACGGAAAAGTAGAATGGGAAAAGAACTTTGGAGGTAAAGGAGATGATCACTTAAGAACTCTTGCAATGACTTCCACAGGATTTATCGTTGGCGGAGAATCGAGATCAGAGAGATCCGGAAATAAATCTGTGGGCATTGAAGAAGGTACTGATATATGGTTGATTTCTCTAAATGATCGAGGTGAAGAACTTTGGCAGAAATCTTACAATTTTAAGAACAGAGATGTTCTGATGGGGATGAATGTGATAAAAACCGGAGACGATAAAAGCTCGAAAGGAATTTTGCTTGGCGGTTATACTCAGGCAGAAGGGAGAATAGAATCTGATGATGAAACATTTTGGATGCTTTATTTAAATTCTGAAGGCAACGAGCAATGGAGAAAGCATGTGAAGGGTGAATCCAGAAAAAAGAGGAAAGATTATCTGACATTAAATTAA
- a CDS encoding DUF6443 domain-containing protein, whose protein sequence is MMKKYKNIIRPGKLKVSRFLLMFALGFPFFGTAQTTPTPSENYTYTKIYLSEDGSKKSESVQYFDELGRPKQSVQVKATPLGQDLVVPVVYDQLGRQTQSILPVPMPTANLGIQAVSENTANTYYGVANAYSLQKLEASPLARPLEVAHPGAEWAMGSGHTQKIDYALNKNADQVKKYAVTHSWQSATAVSSLSAVSLYSEKVLTKNTATDEDGNKTIEFKNSLGQTVLVRKVMTASQNADTYYIYNDYGNLVYVISPKAEMLISNGGNTVTQQILDDLCYQYKYDNRARLVEKKLPGKGWEYMVYDKQNRLVLSQDAILRTTNNSFNAKGWMFTKYDRFGRVVYTGFFSNTGSRAAMQNAINSMTANFGNNEEKSTTAITQNGMDVYYTKNAFPTGSMTIMSVNYYDTYPAYSFNPAFPSAIYGKSVLTDQSSANVSTRTLPVMKLVKNIEDNGWTKGYVYYDNQARAIGSHSINHLGGYTRTESDLDFAGMLLQSKTFHKRLGSDAEKIITQTFTYDHQNRLLVHKHKVDNNAEEILTQNDYNELSQLRSKKVGGKIVGNGLQNVDYTYNIRGWMTQINDPANLGGDLFGYKIKYNQVEGLETPDTSDPTLKVLPKYNGNIAEVDWKTGVTANESLKRYGYVYDNMNRLSAGFYQNSTNPSLREYFEKATYDINGNINTMKRTAQKMGGTALLIDNLSYQYENSGASNRLQKISENVTLNYGYPYQAAPTDIGYDANGNTTTFPDKGISSIQYNYLDLPKNIIQNSEVTNYTYRADGVKVKKLFNGLETDYLDGFQYKFTHTWEVPSGTMTNDEIKLRIIPTSEGYFDALRNAYFYNYTDHLGNVRLSYSDRDENGEVTGDIVVNNCVDTPDGQFCNNYIISGEAEGVTNYYPFGMMHNSEYNTSDNAYQNKYNGKELQETGMYDYGARMYMSDIGRWGVVDPLAEAATHLSPYHYGNNNPLMFNDPTGMLSMSVLNNLMGSASGTTWYNTGIGFTSDAGGSMDYDGNKISWGSDYTDMLMMSVGLGPMGSGGGDVAGERLLAPLVINLPESYKGNKALTMISFSMGFQQHLSTHLGIWQQGFDSMAWVRNDGPVKMIGGMGDPSGIFDVGGQIISNWEPENQHLAMAAGIIAAITLKKPGLALKEESSLWKVGAYKEIQGLERGLDAHHVGQTAIMSKLVEGYKRSTAPSILVPKLGHTGGTGIVSRSTKGFTSARQVLARDIFELRRVYGIDGIPNSALQELIQMNKTMYPGAFIK, encoded by the coding sequence ATGATGAAAAAATATAAAAACATAATCAGACCGGGAAAACTGAAAGTGAGCAGGTTTCTTCTGATGTTTGCCTTGGGCTTTCCGTTTTTTGGAACTGCCCAAACAACCCCTACCCCTTCAGAAAATTATACCTATACCAAAATTTATCTGTCTGAAGACGGGAGTAAAAAGTCTGAATCGGTACAGTATTTTGATGAGTTGGGAAGACCTAAACAGAGTGTGCAGGTAAAGGCCACTCCTCTCGGTCAGGATCTTGTCGTTCCTGTTGTCTACGATCAATTGGGGAGGCAGACGCAAAGCATTCTGCCTGTCCCGATGCCTACGGCAAATCTTGGAATACAGGCAGTATCCGAAAATACAGCCAATACCTATTACGGAGTAGCCAATGCTTATTCTTTGCAGAAGCTGGAAGCCTCTCCTCTCGCAAGACCTCTTGAAGTTGCCCATCCCGGAGCCGAATGGGCAATGGGATCCGGACATACCCAGAAAATCGACTACGCACTCAACAAAAATGCAGATCAGGTAAAGAAATATGCCGTTACCCATTCGTGGCAAAGTGCTACAGCCGTTTCTTCTCTTTCTGCCGTTTCGTTGTACAGCGAAAAGGTGCTGACTAAAAATACCGCAACAGATGAAGACGGAAACAAGACCATTGAGTTTAAAAACAGTCTCGGACAAACCGTTCTTGTAAGAAAAGTAATGACTGCTTCTCAAAATGCAGACACTTACTATATCTATAACGATTACGGTAATCTGGTCTATGTGATCTCTCCGAAAGCAGAGATGCTGATCTCTAACGGTGGAAATACGGTAACCCAGCAGATTCTGGATGATCTCTGCTACCAATACAAATATGATAACAGAGCAAGACTGGTAGAAAAGAAGCTTCCCGGAAAAGGATGGGAATATATGGTCTACGATAAGCAAAACAGACTGGTACTTTCTCAGGATGCAATATTGAGAACGACCAACAATAGCTTCAATGCCAAAGGCTGGATGTTTACCAAATATGACCGTTTCGGAAGAGTGGTGTATACAGGATTCTTCTCCAATACCGGCAGTAGAGCAGCGATGCAGAATGCAATTAACAGTATGACTGCGAACTTTGGAAACAATGAAGAAAAAAGCACTACTGCGATCACGCAAAATGGTATGGATGTTTACTATACCAAAAATGCTTTTCCTACAGGCAGTATGACGATTATGAGTGTCAATTATTATGACACGTACCCTGCATACAGCTTCAATCCTGCATTTCCTTCAGCTATTTACGGCAAATCTGTATTGACCGATCAGTCTTCTGCCAATGTAAGCACCCGCACTTTACCAGTGATGAAACTGGTAAAAAATATTGAAGACAATGGCTGGACCAAAGGCTATGTGTACTACGACAATCAGGCAAGAGCCATCGGAAGTCATTCGATCAATCATTTGGGCGGTTATACCCGTACCGAATCTGATCTTGATTTTGCGGGGATGCTTCTTCAGTCTAAAACTTTTCATAAAAGGCTCGGCTCTGATGCAGAAAAGATCATTACACAAACGTTCACCTACGATCATCAGAACAGATTGTTGGTACATAAACACAAAGTCGATAACAATGCGGAAGAAATTCTTACTCAGAATGATTATAATGAGCTTTCTCAGTTGAGAAGCAAAAAAGTGGGCGGTAAAATTGTAGGAAACGGTCTTCAAAATGTAGATTATACCTACAACATCAGAGGCTGGATGACGCAGATCAATGATCCTGCAAATCTGGGCGGTGATCTCTTCGGGTACAAAATCAAGTACAATCAGGTAGAAGGTCTTGAAACACCCGACACGTCTGATCCTACGCTGAAAGTACTCCCGAAGTACAACGGTAATATTGCGGAAGTTGACTGGAAAACAGGGGTTACAGCCAACGAATCCCTGAAAAGATACGGCTATGTGTATGATAATATGAACCGCCTTTCGGCAGGATTTTATCAGAATTCTACCAATCCTTCACTGAGGGAATATTTTGAGAAAGCAACGTATGATATCAATGGAAATATCAATACGATGAAAAGAACTGCCCAAAAAATGGGTGGCACTGCCTTATTGATTGACAATCTTTCTTATCAGTATGAAAACTCCGGTGCGAGCAACCGTCTTCAGAAAATATCTGAAAACGTGACCCTAAATTATGGTTATCCTTATCAGGCTGCGCCTACCGATATAGGATATGATGCGAACGGAAATACAACCACTTTTCCTGATAAAGGGATTTCTTCCATTCAATATAATTATTTAGATTTGCCGAAAAATATTATCCAAAACTCTGAAGTAACGAATTATACTTACAGAGCAGACGGAGTAAAAGTGAAGAAGCTCTTTAATGGTTTAGAAACAGATTATCTGGACGGTTTTCAGTATAAATTTACCCATACATGGGAAGTTCCTTCGGGAACAATGACGAATGATGAGATAAAACTGAGAATCATCCCCACATCGGAAGGATATTTTGATGCTTTGAGGAATGCTTATTTTTACAATTATACCGATCATTTGGGGAATGTAAGATTAAGCTACAGCGATAGAGACGAAAACGGAGAAGTGACAGGTGATATTGTAGTTAACAATTGTGTCGATACTCCCGACGGACAGTTTTGCAACAATTACATTATCTCGGGAGAAGCAGAAGGGGTTACCAACTACTATCCTTTCGGAATGATGCACAATAGTGAGTATAACACGTCTGACAATGCTTATCAAAACAAGTACAATGGTAAGGAATTGCAGGAGACCGGAATGTATGATTATGGTGCAAGAATGTATATGTCTGATATTGGAAGATGGGGAGTAGTAGATCCATTGGCAGAAGCTGCAACACATTTATCTCCTTATCATTACGGGAATAATAATCCGTTGATGTTTAACGATCCTACCGGAATGCTCTCAATGTCTGTATTAAACAATCTGATGGGTTCAGCTTCCGGAACAACATGGTACAATACGGGAATCGGCTTTACAAGTGATGCAGGAGGCTCTATGGATTATGATGGTAACAAAATAAGTTGGGGTTCAGACTATACAGATATGCTTATGATGAGTGTAGGTTTGGGACCAATGGGTAGTGGTGGTGGTGATGTTGCCGGTGAGAGATTATTAGCTCCGCTTGTCATCAATCTACCTGAAAGCTATAAAGGAAATAAAGCTCTAACTATGATTTCCTTTAGTATGGGATTCCAGCAGCATCTTTCTACTCATTTAGGAATTTGGCAACAAGGTTTTGATTCGATGGCATGGGTAAGAAATGACGGACCTGTAAAGATGATTGGAGGAATGGGAGATCCTTCAGGAATTTTTGATGTAGGAGGACAAATTATAAGCAACTGGGAGCCTGAAAATCAACATTTGGCAATGGCGGCTGGTATTATTGCTGCTATAACGTTGAAAAAACCAGGATTAGCTCTTAAAGAAGAAAGTAGCTTATGGAAAGTAGGAGCTTATAAAGAAATACAAGGACTAGAGAGAGGATTGGATGCGCATCATGTTGGACAAACTGCTATTATGAGTAAACTTGTGGAAGGTTACAAACGCAGTACCGCTCCATCTATTCTAGTTCCAAAACTAGGACATACTGGAGGTACTGGAATTGTCTCTCGATCAACAAAGGGATTTACCAGCGCACGTCAAGTATTGGCGAGAGATATTTTTGAATTGAGAAGAGTTTATGGTATTGATGGAATACCCAATAGTGCTCTTCAAGAATTAATCCAAATGAATAAAACAATGTACCCAGGAGCTTTTATAAAATAA
- a CDS encoding NuoM family protein, translating into MSYLLLTLLLLPLVGSGLVFAWKNTSSKYLALGIALVQMLLTFYVVSDFDFNPTVDSVLQYEINYPWSQFIKSNLHFGIDGMSLLLLLLTNILMPIIILSSFNENVSYKNSFYGLILLMQFGLVGVFTALDGLLFYIFWEVTLIPIWFIAALWGQENKRLEFTTKFFVYTFVGSLFMLAGLIYVYTHSASFALTDLYNADLGETQQIVVFWFIFFAFAVKLPVFPFHTWQPDTYTYSPTQGSMLLSGIMLKMAIYGVLRYLLPITPTAIFGISGQIVIILAIVGIVHGALIAIIQTDMKRIIAYSSFSHVGLMVAGIFSSAVLTLRGTFTIEGAEGALVQTFAHGINVAGLFFCADILYKRFKSRDIRQMGGLAKVAPKFAVLFLIIILGSMGVPLTNGFIGEFILIKSIFDFNVLASVIAGLTVILCAVYLLRFYGKAMFGQGDDAVLSTAKDLSAVEFSVLASIAVFVIVLGVFPQPVIDMVSSSLKFIYTSMIN; encoded by the coding sequence ATGTCTTATTTACTATTAACATTATTACTTTTACCTCTAGTAGGTTCGGGATTGGTCTTTGCATGGAAGAATACTTCCAGCAAATACCTGGCATTAGGAATTGCTTTGGTTCAAATGCTGCTTACATTTTACGTTGTTTCGGATTTTGATTTTAATCCAACCGTAGACAGCGTATTGCAGTACGAGATCAACTATCCTTGGTCACAGTTTATAAAAAGTAACCTTCATTTCGGAATTGACGGGATGAGCTTGCTTCTTTTGTTGCTGACCAATATTTTGATGCCGATCATTATTTTATCATCTTTTAACGAAAATGTAAGTTATAAAAATTCTTTCTACGGTCTGATTTTGCTGATGCAGTTCGGATTGGTTGGTGTTTTCACCGCTTTAGACGGATTGTTGTTCTACATTTTCTGGGAAGTAACTTTGATTCCGATCTGGTTTATCGCCGCACTTTGGGGTCAGGAAAACAAAAGACTGGAGTTCACAACAAAATTCTTCGTGTATACATTCGTAGGATCATTGTTTATGTTGGCAGGTTTAATCTACGTTTACACACATTCAGCATCATTTGCTTTGACGGATTTGTATAATGCAGACCTTGGCGAGACTCAGCAAATTGTTGTTTTCTGGTTTATTTTCTTTGCATTTGCAGTAAAACTTCCGGTTTTCCCTTTCCATACTTGGCAGCCGGATACTTATACCTACTCTCCTACTCAGGGATCGATGTTGTTATCAGGGATTATGCTTAAAATGGCGATCTATGGTGTACTTCGTTATCTTCTTCCAATTACGCCAACCGCAATCTTCGGAATTTCCGGACAGATTGTAATTATTTTAGCGATTGTAGGAATTGTTCACGGAGCATTGATTGCGATTATCCAGACTGATATGAAGAGAATCATTGCATATTCTTCTTTCTCTCACGTTGGATTGATGGTGGCAGGTATTTTCTCATCAGCAGTGCTTACTTTAAGAGGAACATTTACGATTGAAGGAGCGGAAGGAGCTTTGGTACAGACATTTGCTCACGGTATTAACGTGGCAGGTTTATTCTTCTGTGCTGATATTTTATACAAAAGATTTAAATCAAGAGACATCAGACAGATGGGAGGTTTGGCGAAAGTTGCTCCGAAGTTTGCCGTTTTGTTTCTGATTATCATATTAGGTTCAATGGGCGTTCCATTGACGAATGGTTTTATCGGAGAATTTATTTTGATTAAATCGATTTTTGATTTTAACGTATTGGCTTCAGTTATCGCTGGTCTTACCGTTATTCTTTGTGCAGTGTATCTGTTGAGATTCTACGGAAAAGCAATGTTCGGACAGGGAGACGATGCAGTCTTAAGCACAGCAAAAGATTTATCAGCAGTAGAATTTTCGGTATTGGCAAGTATTGCAGTATTTGTAATTGTATTGGGAGTTTTTCCTCAGCCGGTCATTGATATGGTAAGTAGTTCACTGAAGTTTATTTATACTTCAATGATTAACTAA